A genomic region of Pontibaca methylaminivorans contains the following coding sequences:
- a CDS encoding glycosyltransferase family 2 protein has product MPVSYRLRIEREAARLRARLRRRDLAPVADRTGAIRRDDLLLFSTLRNEQVRLPYFLKYYRDLGIGHFLIIDNDSSDGSRDFLAAQPDVSLWHTRASYRQARFGVDWLNGLQARFGHGHWCLVVDPDEFLIYPFCDSRPLRALTDWLDASSIKSFGAMLLDMYPKGKLDAQPYRAGQNPLDIACWFDSGNYTLKRNPMFRNLWIQGGPRGRVFFADQPARAPALNKIPLVKWDRRFAYVSSTHMLLPRGLNLVYDEWGGNKTSGLLLHTKFLDTFGAKAREELHRNQHYAGSVEYRAYAEALADEPELWCRWSEQYINWRQLEILGLMSKGNWA; this is encoded by the coding sequence ATGCCCGTGTCATACCGCCTGCGGATCGAGCGCGAAGCCGCACGTCTGCGCGCAAGATTGCGGCGGCGCGACCTCGCCCCGGTCGCGGACCGGACCGGGGCCATCCGCCGCGATGACCTGCTGCTGTTCTCGACCCTGCGCAACGAACAGGTCCGCCTGCCCTATTTCCTGAAATACTATCGCGACCTGGGGATCGGGCATTTCCTGATCATAGACAACGACAGCAGCGACGGATCGCGCGATTTCCTTGCAGCGCAGCCCGATGTCTCGCTCTGGCACACGCGGGCAAGCTATCGGCAGGCGCGGTTCGGGGTGGACTGGCTGAACGGGCTGCAGGCGCGGTTCGGTCATGGACACTGGTGCCTCGTGGTCGATCCCGACGAATTCCTGATCTATCCCTTCTGCGACAGCCGGCCGCTCCGCGCGCTGACCGACTGGCTCGACGCGTCCTCGATCAAATCCTTCGGGGCCATGCTGCTTGACATGTATCCGAAGGGAAAGCTGGATGCGCAGCCCTACCGGGCGGGGCAGAATCCGCTGGACATCGCCTGCTGGTTCGACAGCGGAAACTATACGCTCAAGCGCAATCCCATGTTCCGCAACCTCTGGATCCAGGGTGGGCCGCGCGGTCGCGTGTTCTTCGCCGACCAGCCCGCGCGCGCGCCGGCGCTGAACAAGATCCCGCTGGTGAAATGGGACCGCCGCTTTGCCTATGTCAGTTCGACCCACATGCTGCTGCCCCGCGGGCTGAACCTCGTCTATGACGAATGGGGCGGGAACAAGACCTCGGGGCTTCTGCTCCATACCAAGTTTCTGGACACGTTCGGCGCAAAGGCCAGGGAAGAACTGCATCGCAACCAGCATTACGCCGGATCGGTCGAATACCGGGCCTATGCCGAGGCACTCGCCGACGAGCCCGAACTCTGGTGCCGCTGGTCCGAGCAATATATCAACTGGCGCCAGCTCGAAATCCTTGGCCTCATGTCGAAAGGCAACTGGGCATGA